A genomic segment from SAR324 cluster bacterium encodes:
- a CDS encoding phosphomannose isomerase type II C-terminal cupin domain, with translation MSQLETDHRPWGYYEVLSDESDHKVKRIVVYPDKRLSLQRHQKRQEHWFIVSGTATVTVGESEILLKAGQSVNIPMGSAHRMTNSGIENMVFIEIQTGSYFGEDDIERLQDDYGRN, from the coding sequence ATGTCCCAGTTAGAAACAGATCATCGCCCCTGGGGGTATTATGAAGTGTTGTCAGATGAGTCTGACCATAAGGTTAAACGTATAGTAGTTTATCCAGACAAACGGTTGAGTCTTCAGCGACATCAGAAACGTCAGGAACACTGGTTTATTGTTTCCGGCACTGCCACAGTGACAGTTGGTGAATCAGAAATTTTACTGAAAGCCGGTCAATCGGTCAATATTCCAATGGGATCAGCTCATCGTATGACTAATTCCGGAATAGAAAATATGGTATTTATAGAAATTCAGACCGGAAGCTATTTTGGTGAAGATGATATTGAACGACTTCAGGACGATTATGGTCGTAATTAG
- a CDS encoding TerB family tellurite resistance protein, translating into MDINREQYLDILVLASHMARADGELHPSEKKVLTALFNSIDVTDDEQKLIRQKSSVEKMIQEVTSNDAKNALVDVLALVAGADGVFEDKEKDFITKIMKRVGMNPNEHPYFKAGGQLDIDKIKGNVKNIINNIKKLSH; encoded by the coding sequence ATGGATATAAACCGTGAGCAATATCTGGATATTCTGGTGTTGGCAAGCCATATGGCCAGAGCTGATGGAGAGCTTCACCCCAGTGAGAAAAAAGTCCTGACCGCATTATTCAACTCAATTGATGTCACAGATGATGAACAGAAATTGATACGACAAAAATCTTCGGTTGAAAAAATGATTCAGGAAGTCACTTCCAACGATGCGAAAAACGCGCTTGTAGATGTTCTTGCGCTTGTAGCTGGAGCCGATGGTGTTTTTGAAGACAAGGAAAAAGATTTTATCACAAAAATCATGAAACGAGTGGGAATGAATCCTAATGAACATCCTTATTTCAAAGCGGGAGGACAGTTAGACATTGATAAGATCAAAGGCAATGTGAAAAATATCATCAATAACATCAAGAAACTGTCACACTGA